GGGCAAGTATGCAACTTATCGAGGTATATAAAGTCAACAAATCAAGTCAACAGTGGAACATAATTGAGCCTCaacaaatcaatatcaaatcCAATCCTTGACATCCGACAAAGTTAGCCACTATTCATTATTCAAGATCAGAATTCAGAACCACTGAAAATGGATAAACCCGGATTGAACCTCCCTTATCTCACGTGCTCCATTTAATGATAATGACTATCAGTTTGTGTGACGCTGAATCTCATAGTTGAACAGTTGATAAAACGCACATGCAGGTGAAAATGAATGATACTGGGAAAAAGAGGTTTAAGTAATTAAGTAAATTCAGCCTCACAACTATCTCTTCCCACTGGGCTCCAAATTTAACTCCTGAAGATTCAGCAAGAGATCATCTGAATTCAAGTAAACCTTGTTGGCAGAATTTGAAATTGTGTGAGCGATTTCCCTTGCCGCTTCAATTTTCCTTAAGGTGATAAACGCAGGATTATTGGCAATAGCTTCACCAATCAACTGGGCACTCTTGGCTTCACCCTGTTTGTCAAAAAGAAGGGAAGGAacaggttatatatatatatatataaacaatagaGTTGAAAAATAGCCCTCTGTATTCTTTTGTAGAAAAAAAGGAACCACTAAAAAGGAAATTTGATGTCCTTCACTGATAGCCCATCCATGCATCACCACCAGAGGGCCATTCAAGAGGGCAGGGAAGCAAAGAGTAGaagaaaattcattaatatttctTGGTGTTGATGAAGTTCTAAACTAGTTATTAGTAACATTCACGatgtcaattttctttttttatttaatttgcatGGCTTGGTAGCAATtcagaaataataaaaagtatggTAGCCAGTTGTAGAAATATTAAGAATCCTCTTAAATGTAAAAATGGGACAACTATTTTTACCTGAGCTCTAATAACAGCACTTCTTTTGTCTTGTTCAGCTTTTTCTACAACAAATTTAGCCCTCTCAGCTTCTTGAGCAGCAACTTGCTTGGCTTCAATAGCAGCTGTAAATTCCTTCCCAAACGTCAAACTTGTGATTGACACATCATCCAAAGCAATGTTAAACTGGGAGGCCCTCTGAGTCAATATCTTCCTTATTTCTCGACTAACATTCTGTTAAACAGTATGTTCTAGAAACAATCAGTCCCACTTATAAGGCTATAATTTCACTTTTAATACTCATCCAAAAGTGAATTTACTAGATTCCTAAGATTATGATACAAACTCCAGCTGAGAATTACAGAGCATGCATACAATTAGCCCAGTTACTAGCTGTACAGAAGATGGGGAAGAATCTGGTAAATATTTACCTCTCTCTGAGTAATGAGCTGACTGGCATTATACTGTGCAACTACAGCTTTGAGAGTTTCGTGTATAATAGAAGGCAGGACCCTTTCATTATAATTCTCACCCAGGGTTCGATAAACTGTTGGTAACTGGTCAGGAACAGGGCGGGTAAGGACTCTAAGTCCAATTTTCACCTACACCAAACATCATAATAAATGGAAATTGTAGTACAAATTGTAGgctgtgtcaaaaaaaaaatatggagatAGAAGAACTGAAACAACTATCCATACACCAATAAAGCAAGCT
The nucleotide sequence above comes from Glycine soja cultivar W05 chromosome 11, ASM419377v2, whole genome shotgun sequence. Encoded proteins:
- the LOC114377435 gene encoding prohibitin-1, mitochondrial-like, which produces MNFNNVNAPKVPGGGVAALLKVGIIGGLVVYGAANSLYNVEGGHRAIVFNRVVGVKDKVYPEGTHIMIPWFERPVIYDVRARPHLVESTSGSRDLQMVKIGLRVLTRPVPDQLPTVYRTLGENYNERVLPSIIHETLKAVVAQYNASQLITQRENVSREIRKILTQRASQFNIALDDVSITSLTFGKEFTAAIEAKQVAAQEAERAKFVVEKAEQDKRSAVIRAQGEAKSAQLIGEAIANNPAFITLRKIEAAREIAHTISNSANKVYLNSDDLLLNLQELNLEPSGKR